Proteins from a single region of Vulgatibacter sp.:
- a CDS encoding glycosyltransferase family 4 protein, with protein sequence MTTIVVAFLVAFAVSVTLTPRIRDFAIGRMLVDDGSSSRKVHDQPVPRLGGIAIVLAFFVPLAGLFVVHTDLGHRFAGDRSHVLALFGGGAAIAALGLWDDLRGVPARIKLAAQCLIALWVWAVGVRIEILANPFGEAIQLGLFGFPLTVLWIVGLINAINLIDGLDGLASGVAIAGLATNFILALSGGLHFNMLFTACLAGGTIGFLVYNFHPASIFMGDTGSMFLGFALATTAIMSNTKSSTAVSLLVPIIALGLPIADTLLAFVRRAVAGRPVFAADREHVHHLLMSAGLSHRASVLVLYGVCVLLALAGLLLASSRGVEALLILLGASITIAVLFNRLGYGMGLLAGAQARPRNLLLHQQTKAVRGAIELAPDTGEVERHLRYFLESLGSMRFSLRLGDETILACELGGANTGPTLSSVRRLDSLCLTTEWCGSIGLPRDKEIAIEQLLPALARVVARLHGNAVAVAVARDVA encoded by the coding sequence ATGACGACCATTGTTGTTGCATTTCTGGTGGCATTCGCTGTCAGCGTTACTCTGACGCCTCGAATCCGCGACTTCGCCATTGGGCGTATGCTAGTGGACGACGGCTCGAGTTCGCGAAAGGTCCATGACCAGCCCGTTCCTCGGCTCGGTGGAATTGCGATTGTCCTCGCGTTCTTCGTTCCACTTGCTGGCCTGTTTGTCGTGCATACCGACTTGGGTCACAGGTTCGCCGGCGACCGGAGCCACGTTCTCGCGCTGTTCGGCGGCGGTGCAGCGATCGCCGCTCTTGGGCTATGGGATGACCTGCGCGGCGTGCCAGCGAGGATCAAGCTCGCCGCTCAATGCCTGATCGCGCTCTGGGTATGGGCCGTCGGCGTACGAATCGAGATCCTCGCCAATCCCTTCGGCGAGGCTATCCAGCTAGGTCTCTTCGGATTCCCACTTACAGTCCTCTGGATTGTCGGGCTGATCAACGCGATCAATCTGATCGATGGACTCGATGGCTTGGCCTCAGGAGTCGCAATCGCCGGTCTGGCCACCAACTTCATCCTCGCCCTCTCCGGCGGTCTCCACTTCAACATGCTATTCACGGCATGCCTCGCAGGTGGGACAATCGGATTCCTTGTCTACAACTTCCATCCCGCGTCGATCTTCATGGGTGATACCGGCAGCATGTTTCTCGGATTCGCACTCGCGACGACGGCGATCATGTCGAACACGAAGAGTTCGACTGCGGTCTCGCTGCTTGTGCCGATCATCGCGCTAGGTTTGCCGATCGCCGACACGTTGCTCGCGTTCGTCAGGCGTGCCGTCGCAGGTCGCCCGGTGTTCGCTGCCGATAGGGAGCACGTGCACCATCTGCTCATGTCCGCGGGGTTGAGTCATCGGGCCTCGGTTCTGGTCCTGTACGGTGTCTGCGTGCTGCTCGCATTGGCTGGGCTTCTTCTAGCCTCCAGTCGAGGGGTGGAGGCGCTGCTCATCTTGCTTGGTGCGAGCATCACGATTGCGGTGCTATTCAACCGGTTGGGATATGGGATGGGCTTGCTCGCAGGTGCCCAGGCCCGTCCGCGAAATCTGCTGCTGCACCAGCAGACGAAGGCTGTGCGGGGAGCGATCGAATTAGCTCCTGACACCGGGGAGGTCGAGCGTCACCTGCGATACTTCCTCGAGAGCCTCGGCTCTATGCGCTTCAGCCTGCGTCTTGGCGACGAGACAATTCTCGCGTGTGAACTGGGGGGAGCGAACACGGGACCAACGCTGTCGTCGGTACGCAGGCTTGACTCGCTCTGCCTTACGACCGAGTGGTGCGGTTCCATTGGATTGCCGCGCGATAAAGAAATCGCAATCGAGCAACTCCTGCCAGCGCTCGCGCGTGTGGTCGCGCGTCTCCACGGGAACGCCGTCGCCGTTGCCGTTGCGAGGGACGTTGCGTAA
- a CDS encoding lipopolysaccharide biosynthesis protein, producing MDAAQQSAEEALPRWRRAFSALATLSIATFGGAGASFLSSVLLARELGPTSYGLFASSLATVSIVAPFAGFGLAQFWLRAYGVEGWRAARWLRPSIRIVGVTTTLSLAALLFWALFGAGDAATRFSLLGLSPVVLGVLGTELASSKLRLEERYRALALWQLGTPGSRLVLVLFLVAVPTLGWAFAVVGYGLVSLAMAALALPQLRVMARGDFALRGHGAAPIEIAGSSQPSAMELWSGAWAYGLLAALYPVFFQVGTVLLKYLGSDADAGMFGIAVAVLAAIYLLPATVYQKYLLSKLHRWASHDQARFQTVYRQGIILMFAAGIGVGGLLALIAPVVVPVVFGVAYSDVARILSLMAICVPVRFLASAVGSALLNEQQMRFRVLAMGIATAAAACLNIIFIPRLGVTGAALSTLAAEVVLLALLYAGARYTNAAPRRPASGVAR from the coding sequence ATGGATGCGGCTCAGCAGTCAGCAGAGGAAGCGCTTCCGAGGTGGCGGCGCGCATTTTCGGCCCTCGCAACGCTATCGATAGCGACCTTCGGCGGGGCTGGTGCGAGCTTTCTCTCGAGTGTGCTTCTGGCTCGTGAACTCGGGCCGACAAGCTACGGGCTGTTCGCATCGTCTCTCGCCACGGTATCGATCGTGGCGCCTTTCGCAGGTTTCGGTCTGGCGCAGTTCTGGCTGAGAGCCTACGGCGTCGAGGGCTGGCGGGCCGCTAGATGGCTGCGCCCCTCCATCCGGATTGTGGGAGTCACAACGACGCTCTCGCTCGCGGCGCTCCTGTTCTGGGCGCTGTTCGGCGCAGGCGACGCCGCGACTCGTTTTTCCCTGCTCGGCTTGTCGCCGGTCGTACTGGGCGTACTGGGTACCGAACTTGCTAGCAGCAAGCTCCGCCTCGAGGAACGCTATCGTGCGCTAGCGCTCTGGCAACTTGGTACACCCGGAAGCCGGTTGGTCCTCGTGCTCTTCCTCGTTGCAGTCCCGACGCTCGGTTGGGCCTTTGCGGTGGTCGGGTACGGGCTGGTTTCGCTCGCGATGGCCGCCTTGGCGCTGCCACAGCTAAGGGTCATGGCCCGCGGCGACTTCGCTCTTCGTGGACACGGCGCGGCGCCAATCGAGATCGCAGGTTCTTCGCAACCAAGCGCGATGGAGCTGTGGTCTGGTGCATGGGCCTACGGTCTTCTGGCCGCATTGTATCCGGTCTTCTTCCAGGTGGGTACTGTGTTGCTCAAGTACCTCGGGAGCGACGCCGATGCGGGCATGTTCGGCATTGCCGTTGCAGTCCTCGCAGCGATCTATCTTCTTCCTGCTACGGTTTATCAGAAATATCTGCTTTCCAAATTGCATCGCTGGGCTTCACACGATCAGGCGCGCTTTCAGACGGTCTACCGCCAAGGCATCATTCTGATGTTCGCCGCAGGCATCGGCGTGGGGGGACTCCTGGCTCTCATCGCGCCAGTGGTAGTCCCCGTCGTCTTCGGCGTCGCCTATTCTGATGTAGCTAGAATCCTCTCGCTGATGGCCATTTGCGTGCCCGTTCGATTCCTCGCCTCGGCGGTCGGGTCAGCGCTCTTGAATGAGCAGCAGATGCGCTTTCGCGTGCTCGCGATGGGCATCGCGACGGCAGCCGCCGCTTGCTTGAATATTATATTCATACCACGTCTCGGCGTAACAGGAGCGGCACTGTCTACTCTCGCTGCAGAGGTCGTGCTGCTTGCTCTCTTGTACGCAGGCGCACGGTACACCAACGCTGCGCCGAGAAGACCGGCGAGCGGAGTCGCTCGATGA
- a CDS encoding polysaccharide pyruvyl transferase family protein, protein MTRQLLSAFSGYYGMGNFGDDLFGAICTSSAARFWGSSATLVGPAIAGVSAKYTMPRWFPITAYGSSGLPGQVSRVYSFLRAAYGPTDLLVLGGGSVIHSRKSFRQPIMISAKRRCGLMLAAVGISIGPFDSAESKQAAADFLANFSYIAVRDRRSFELATEMGLGHITALGRDLAGLLAYMPEAAPEHRPYVDAGPRRLGIALCNYRVGPEYAAPDPIRFLGNLEACVVPLARARGLEVAIFSLNQHPRHGDMELSLALERALRKESVPTQAHFYNDKGPLEMVRRIGECDAFVSARLHGALGAYMQGVPFAIVDYHPKCRDFADDIGLPSVLRITSDRHSDLASAVEVLLGRELTPAVSAERYGEEALDLFRQSPWWRS, encoded by the coding sequence ATGACACGCCAGCTGCTATCTGCCTTCTCGGGCTACTATGGAATGGGGAACTTCGGCGACGACCTTTTTGGCGCAATTTGTACTTCATCCGCCGCGAGGTTCTGGGGCAGCAGCGCGACACTCGTCGGCCCAGCCATCGCCGGCGTCAGCGCAAAATACACAATGCCTCGGTGGTTCCCCATCACGGCCTATGGAAGCTCTGGACTGCCGGGCCAGGTGAGCCGTGTCTACAGCTTCCTTCGCGCTGCGTACGGGCCCACAGACCTGCTCGTCCTCGGCGGCGGCTCGGTCATCCACTCGAGGAAATCGTTCCGGCAGCCTATCATGATCTCTGCAAAGCGGAGATGTGGCCTCATGCTCGCAGCGGTAGGCATCTCGATCGGGCCATTCGACTCTGCCGAGAGCAAGCAGGCGGCCGCCGACTTTCTCGCGAATTTTTCGTACATAGCAGTGCGCGACCGAAGGTCGTTCGAACTGGCCACCGAGATGGGACTCGGTCACATCACCGCGCTCGGAAGAGACCTAGCTGGTCTCCTGGCCTACATGCCGGAGGCAGCACCGGAGCATCGTCCTTACGTCGACGCGGGGCCGAGGCGACTCGGGATAGCTCTCTGCAATTATCGCGTAGGTCCGGAGTACGCTGCCCCGGACCCGATCCGGTTCCTGGGCAACCTTGAGGCCTGCGTTGTGCCCTTGGCGAGAGCTCGAGGCCTTGAGGTGGCAATCTTCAGCCTTAACCAGCACCCGCGTCATGGCGACATGGAGTTGAGCCTCGCGCTCGAGCGGGCGTTGCGGAAGGAGAGCGTCCCAACACAGGCTCATTTCTACAATGACAAGGGGCCATTGGAGATGGTGAGGCGCATCGGCGAATGCGATGCGTTTGTGAGCGCGAGGCTTCACGGCGCGCTCGGAGCTTACATGCAAGGGGTTCCCTTCGCGATCGTCGACTATCACCCCAAGTGCCGAGACTTCGCAGACGATATTGGCCTGCCAAGCGTACTTCGGATCACGTCTGACCGACACTCGGACCTGGCGTCCGCAGTAGAAGTCCTGCTCGGCCGTGAACTGACGCCGGCCGTTTCCGCCGAGCGCTACGGAGAGGAGGCGCTCGATCTCTTTCGGCAAAGCCCATGGTGGAGGAGTTGA
- a CDS encoding glycosyltransferase family 2 protein — MAMPGAISPAPVSVVVPCYRCKASIRSAIASVHSQTLPAAEVILVDDGSGDGTLEILEELASAYAPGWIRVIALGMNCGPSRARNRGWEASTQPYLAFLDADDSWHPRKLELQFAAIRADPTIALLGHRADIRQVDTAPAPLLLPGSLRFVGLPELLLRNPFPTPSVLLRRDLPFRFDEGRRRVEDYLLWAQIVLTGHRAAVLDLALAHLHKPAFGSAGLSGDIEAMYQAGREVRNQLAAAGLLTPVQAKVAHAIAALKHARRRVILQYCRYRAPRPSGVDREPLR; from the coding sequence ATGGCGATGCCGGGAGCAATATCGCCAGCCCCCGTCTCTGTCGTCGTGCCGTGCTACCGCTGCAAGGCGAGCATTCGTAGCGCAATCGCGTCGGTCCACAGCCAGACCCTCCCCGCGGCAGAGGTCATTCTCGTGGACGACGGGAGCGGAGATGGCACACTCGAAATTCTCGAAGAGTTGGCTTCGGCATACGCGCCAGGTTGGATCCGCGTAATTGCGCTTGGCATGAACTGCGGTCCATCGAGGGCTCGCAACCGCGGTTGGGAGGCAAGCACACAGCCGTATCTCGCCTTTCTTGATGCCGATGACTCGTGGCATCCTCGCAAGCTGGAACTGCAATTTGCAGCCATTCGTGCGGATCCAACCATCGCACTGCTCGGTCACCGGGCCGACATTCGGCAGGTAGATACAGCTCCTGCCCCCCTCCTCCTGCCCGGGAGTTTGCGATTCGTCGGCCTGCCGGAGTTGCTTCTCCGCAATCCATTTCCGACGCCCTCCGTCCTCTTGCGGCGCGATCTTCCCTTTCGCTTTGATGAGGGCCGTAGGCGCGTCGAAGACTATCTCCTTTGGGCCCAAATCGTGCTGACGGGCCATCGAGCCGCGGTTCTCGACCTTGCGCTGGCCCACTTGCACAAGCCGGCATTCGGGTCCGCAGGCCTTAGCGGCGACATAGAAGCGATGTATCAAGCGGGGCGAGAGGTTCGCAACCAGCTCGCTGCGGCGGGCCTCCTGACGCCGGTCCAGGCCAAGGTGGCGCACGCGATTGCCGCGCTGAAACATGCCCGGCGGCGCGTAATACTCCAATACTGCCGCTACAGGGCGCCGCGGCCAAGTGGCGTCGACCGGGAGCCATTACGGTGA
- a CDS encoding EpsG family protein — MKHRLQNYAGTRSTTYLWTFSSALLLGAAMLSASFIIGTRSADTGTDTRNYAQFFLSLGYGSVSTRLEPGFVLIAQALRTLGLGVVGYQTALFGLLLGTVGLATRTYFRELPYRRSYLTFLTSTLAFLFVSPVFVNASINAIRQGLASLVVFSALLCFHQRRWAWFVGLGAMAVSVHYSAILYVACAPVLLLKQRTRLAISIIAFFLYCSGVSMALVASFAPAVYATVMDYHAQTDYRAGVRIDFAIFSIFWFTLPYALSTFMQPRARERIRDAAAVYLVLMLPFFALGWGNFSNRLLLPAWLSVSLLLAALLQDSPAPFLRHPLLLRLCLAAATCIFYFLVTNSIII; from the coding sequence GTGAAGCACCGGCTGCAGAACTATGCAGGCACGCGGTCGACCACATATTTGTGGACGTTCTCGAGCGCCTTGTTGCTCGGAGCCGCGATGCTATCTGCCAGTTTCATCATCGGCACACGCAGTGCCGACACCGGGACTGACACGAGGAACTACGCCCAGTTCTTCCTGTCGCTCGGTTACGGGTCGGTGTCGACTCGACTGGAGCCCGGCTTCGTTCTGATCGCACAGGCCCTGCGCACGCTGGGCCTCGGAGTGGTGGGCTATCAAACTGCGCTCTTCGGCCTCTTGCTGGGAACGGTGGGGTTGGCGACCAGGACGTATTTCCGAGAGTTGCCGTACAGACGATCTTACCTAACGTTCCTGACGTCGACGTTGGCCTTCCTATTCGTCTCGCCCGTTTTCGTGAACGCGTCGATCAACGCAATCAGGCAAGGACTCGCCTCTCTCGTCGTCTTCTCTGCGTTGCTTTGCTTCCACCAACGCAGGTGGGCATGGTTCGTGGGGCTAGGAGCGATGGCCGTAAGTGTCCACTACTCTGCAATACTTTACGTCGCGTGCGCACCGGTCTTGCTGCTCAAACAGCGAACTCGGCTTGCGATATCGATCATCGCCTTCTTTCTGTACTGTTCCGGCGTGTCGATGGCACTCGTCGCGTCGTTTGCTCCCGCCGTTTACGCGACAGTAATGGATTACCATGCGCAGACAGACTATCGAGCTGGCGTCCGCATCGATTTCGCCATCTTTTCTATCTTTTGGTTCACGCTTCCCTACGCCCTCTCCACGTTCATGCAGCCACGCGCCCGTGAGCGCATCCGCGACGCTGCCGCTGTTTATCTGGTACTGATGCTGCCGTTCTTCGCGCTGGGCTGGGGCAACTTTTCGAACCGCTTGTTGCTACCTGCATGGCTAAGCGTCTCGCTGCTACTCGCCGCCCTGCTCCAGGACAGCCCCGCTCCTTTTCTCAGACACCCACTGCTTCTCCGCCTATGCCTGGCTGCCGCGACCTGCATATTCTATTTCTTGGTTACCAACTCGATCATCATCTAG
- a CDS encoding asparagine synthase-related protein, which produces MNNAPNLEAKRQIVLSPYADRTSIDCPQQAAAKEPIDKISIADLLRYAFVCPPHSIFLRTKVASLGFSVYDDLFDRPSFRFEFEPPATPRPSKCRADPVAEYHRLLCAAVTESSRDISAPWMLQSGGKDSTSLAIAIAEARPETTCLTYLGGREEDEVESARAVARKLGLRHESLVCDPERAYERYLALVPALPLLTGDFATLSYADLLHELSSQGGDGVFDGLGSDVYFGTPVSRQQRMLSAIARGFRLPAALSRAPLMRSSFALSYAMNSLQMFPLERFFPGSRFADSEVDLLFGSPIAERSRARLSIVEEAWSGAESIEARRAIAVALVEAGAGFAKGIYTASALGIRSAYPYCNRNLIDWVHRELPDDLRMDADSGTNKVVVRQHIARHFHSLPYVEGKGSFRFDVRGLAARRFDQVHALACELSDFLPGARSWLEANRRYLGNKLHASKFYLLAVTLPWLAWHGRSGRGAA; this is translated from the coding sequence ATGAACAACGCACCAAACTTAGAGGCGAAGCGGCAGATAGTCCTCTCCCCGTACGCCGACAGGACGAGCATCGATTGCCCGCAGCAGGCCGCCGCGAAGGAGCCGATCGATAAAATATCGATCGCCGATCTGCTGCGATACGCGTTCGTCTGTCCACCTCATTCGATCTTCCTTCGAACCAAAGTGGCCAGCTTGGGATTTAGTGTCTACGATGACCTATTTGACCGCCCGTCCTTCCGTTTCGAGTTCGAACCGCCAGCTACCCCTCGCCCCAGCAAGTGCCGGGCTGATCCTGTCGCGGAGTACCACCGGCTGCTCTGCGCTGCTGTAACGGAATCGTCGCGCGACATCTCGGCCCCATGGATGCTTCAGAGTGGTGGCAAGGACTCAACATCTCTCGCCATCGCAATAGCGGAGGCCCGCCCGGAAACGACCTGCCTCACTTATTTAGGAGGTCGTGAGGAAGACGAGGTTGAATCGGCGCGCGCCGTTGCAAGGAAGTTGGGCCTCCGCCATGAATCCCTCGTTTGCGATCCCGAGAGAGCCTACGAGCGCTATCTCGCGTTAGTTCCCGCGCTGCCGCTGCTTACTGGCGACTTCGCGACGCTCTCCTACGCCGACCTGCTCCATGAACTCTCCTCTCAAGGGGGCGACGGAGTCTTCGATGGCCTGGGCTCAGACGTGTACTTCGGAACACCGGTGAGCCGGCAGCAGCGAATGCTGTCGGCAATCGCGCGGGGCTTTCGCCTCCCTGCCGCGCTTTCCAGGGCCCCGCTCATGCGATCTAGCTTCGCACTCTCGTATGCGATGAACTCGCTCCAGATGTTTCCGCTCGAGCGATTCTTCCCAGGCTCGCGCTTCGCTGATTCCGAGGTCGATCTCCTCTTCGGGTCACCGATCGCGGAGCGATCCCGAGCTCGCCTGTCCATCGTCGAAGAGGCTTGGTCAGGCGCCGAATCGATTGAAGCGCGTCGGGCAATCGCCGTCGCTTTGGTCGAGGCGGGCGCTGGTTTCGCAAAGGGCATCTACACAGCGTCCGCGCTCGGCATTCGCAGTGCCTACCCCTACTGCAATCGGAACCTCATCGATTGGGTACACAGGGAACTCCCCGACGATCTGCGAATGGACGCCGATAGTGGCACCAACAAGGTGGTTGTGCGGCAACACATCGCCCGGCACTTCCACTCGCTTCCGTACGTCGAGGGCAAGGGTTCCTTCCGCTTCGACGTCCGAGGGCTCGCGGCGAGACGCTTCGACCAAGTGCATGCGCTGGCTTGTGAGCTCTCGGATTTTCTTCCCGGCGCACGATCCTGGCTCGAAGCGAACAGGCGATACCTTGGAAACAAGCTGCATGCCTCCAAATTCTACCTGCTCGCTGTCACGCTCCCCTGGCTGGCGTGGCACGGCCGATCTGGGCGCGGTGCCGCGTAG
- a CDS encoding carboxypeptidase regulatory-like domain-containing protein produces MRAVLRLPVVLALLLTASACGEGEEARRATSCPTGFTEQGGACVAEAGTIAGTAHLADQQAHGGIEVRVLGTDRSASTSDSGLFELGSVPPGLWDVELRAPGYAPIRHAGVAVAQGRTVVLEPRTLERETPATVTIRGTIRLRNAASHAGTTVLLEGTSHVGLAGADGSFLLLAPPGRYRLVASHPGYEQLRLPEVEIGGSTFTFDDQLLEPAPATSGQITGTILLGGLPQAAATVFLSGTSLAAHTAADGSFTLDEVPAGLHTLVAAHPGYVTATSAVIAEAGATTDIGQLNLAHAPDAFAGSLVGHARRFGEGSHEGITLALEGPILATFDTAADGAFRFDELSPGTYTLTAIIPRGPQVVRTNLVVAGGTLTLPDLLLRPARPIHDGAIERSQPLGNGDLLLDFAHEVATTLYRGADSTFAALPGRAELHAASAHHSHVSIAGVLHRMDRVTGEAVPVFPRSAAVIGQAEGHVFYLREPNRIFRVGPGSTEGISVGAPNCATTGPWTFTLAPFTGTWWTVEMEGSCEGVAGTQRRSALVDLASGIALPAAAQVFPVPDGAILALPGTEPGTFDIEWASFSGGFVASRAVGVRDLFVGSTFARWRVGAEGDAFGEIHAMPFTDFEPVLLASAAAVETVFPGGERALLTSATGQGWIADFAAGTARSLGSDPVSAHPLTADRLWLVADDGAQVLSGYDAATGDFFDYVGGVSDVQVLGDIATYVSAGETHVARFGRPGQDQFLCTGSAARLFRARDAPVLGYVCGPSPVPQVRDLDTGSSHGILASAASGTFLSVHGCSLSPSGTRVVCSYEAYVVGGHPWSCYAGATQFCTVAYDTATSSRRVLRGDSLPTSIWSPSEDAHLALNPTGSLVVGFGASPTNGSYAGSRAPDVFALGDGGRWALAHAADGGIDWIDLPADTVIVHGASAWPFSSRNEWILDTTLIRLTDGVFQTLPRAAALRWYADDGSAALAYDGRLLWVTPSYATTVASSVIELGHDLYLADTTDGQGRLLRLDRQAAQLVEVATGIGTELLALGAERFVLFRDRDPLTGTAELVRYERSAGSLTPLAQGVVPELALTQHGERLLATTRSGGSLRLVSVPLDGSGATEIGPAMTELVSDAFGRIVYVGDGGLLWAETPAGADAIAEADALGTVVDAESHLLFTVASERTDLPRGTWRADR; encoded by the coding sequence ATGCGCGCGGTACTTCGTCTTCCTGTCGTCCTCGCTCTTCTCCTCACCGCTTCCGCCTGTGGAGAGGGGGAGGAGGCGCGGCGAGCCACCAGCTGCCCCACGGGCTTCACTGAGCAGGGCGGCGCCTGCGTCGCCGAGGCCGGCACCATCGCCGGCACCGCTCACCTTGCCGATCAGCAGGCCCACGGCGGCATCGAGGTGCGCGTCCTCGGCACCGATCGCTCCGCCAGCACCAGCGACTCCGGCCTCTTCGAGCTCGGCTCCGTCCCCCCGGGCCTCTGGGACGTCGAGCTCCGCGCCCCCGGCTACGCCCCCATCCGCCACGCAGGCGTAGCCGTGGCCCAGGGCCGCACCGTCGTCCTCGAGCCCCGCACCCTCGAGCGCGAGACCCCCGCCACGGTCACCATCCGCGGCACCATCCGCCTCAGGAACGCCGCCTCCCACGCCGGCACCACCGTCCTCCTCGAGGGCACGTCGCACGTCGGCCTCGCCGGCGCCGACGGCAGCTTCCTCCTCCTCGCGCCCCCGGGCCGCTACCGCCTCGTGGCGAGCCACCCCGGCTACGAGCAGCTCCGCCTCCCTGAGGTCGAGATCGGAGGCAGCACCTTCACCTTCGACGATCAGCTCCTCGAGCCCGCGCCCGCCACCTCCGGCCAGATCACCGGCACCATCCTCCTGGGCGGCCTGCCGCAGGCAGCCGCCACGGTCTTCCTCTCCGGCACCTCGCTCGCCGCCCACACCGCGGCGGACGGCTCGTTCACCCTCGACGAAGTTCCCGCAGGCCTCCACACCCTGGTCGCCGCCCACCCCGGCTACGTCACCGCCACCTCCGCGGTCATCGCCGAGGCAGGCGCCACCACCGACATCGGCCAGCTCAACCTCGCCCACGCCCCGGACGCATTCGCCGGCAGCCTCGTCGGCCACGCCCGCCGCTTCGGCGAAGGCAGCCACGAAGGGATCACCCTCGCCCTCGAGGGCCCGATCCTCGCCACCTTCGACACCGCGGCCGACGGCGCCTTCCGCTTCGACGAGCTCTCGCCCGGCACCTACACCCTCACCGCCATCATCCCCCGCGGCCCGCAGGTCGTGCGCACCAACCTCGTCGTCGCCGGCGGCACCCTCACCCTCCCCGATCTGCTCCTCCGCCCCGCCCGCCCGATCCACGACGGCGCGATCGAACGGAGCCAGCCCCTGGGCAACGGCGATCTCCTCCTCGACTTCGCCCACGAGGTGGCCACCACCCTCTACCGCGGCGCCGACTCCACCTTCGCCGCGCTCCCCGGCCGCGCCGAGCTCCACGCTGCAAGCGCCCACCATTCCCACGTCTCGATCGCAGGCGTGCTCCACCGCATGGACCGGGTCACCGGCGAAGCCGTGCCGGTCTTCCCCCGCTCCGCCGCGGTGATCGGCCAGGCGGAAGGGCACGTCTTCTACCTGCGCGAGCCGAACCGGATCTTCCGCGTCGGCCCCGGCTCCACCGAGGGCATCTCGGTGGGCGCGCCGAATTGCGCCACCACCGGCCCGTGGACCTTCACCCTTGCGCCCTTCACCGGGACCTGGTGGACGGTGGAAATGGAGGGGAGCTGCGAGGGCGTAGCCGGCACCCAGCGCCGCTCGGCTCTCGTCGATCTCGCCAGCGGCATCGCACTGCCCGCAGCGGCGCAGGTCTTCCCCGTCCCCGACGGCGCGATCCTCGCCCTCCCCGGCACCGAGCCCGGCACCTTCGACATCGAGTGGGCGAGCTTCTCCGGGGGCTTCGTCGCCTCGCGGGCGGTGGGGGTGCGGGATCTCTTCGTCGGCTCCACCTTCGCGCGCTGGCGCGTCGGCGCGGAGGGCGACGCCTTCGGCGAGATCCACGCGATGCCCTTCACCGACTTCGAGCCGGTGCTCCTCGCCAGCGCCGCCGCGGTGGAGACGGTCTTCCCGGGCGGGGAGCGCGCGCTGCTCACGAGCGCCACGGGCCAGGGCTGGATCGCGGACTTTGCCGCAGGCACCGCCCGCTCGCTGGGCAGCGATCCGGTCAGCGCCCACCCCCTCACCGCCGACCGGCTCTGGCTCGTCGCCGACGACGGCGCGCAGGTGCTCTCCGGCTACGACGCCGCCACCGGCGACTTCTTCGACTACGTGGGCGGCGTCTCGGACGTGCAGGTCCTCGGCGACATCGCCACCTACGTCTCCGCCGGCGAGACCCACGTGGCCCGCTTCGGCAGGCCGGGGCAGGACCAGTTCCTCTGCACGGGCAGCGCCGCCCGCCTCTTCCGCGCCAGGGACGCGCCGGTGCTGGGCTACGTCTGCGGTCCCAGCCCCGTGCCGCAGGTGCGGGATCTCGACACCGGCAGCAGCCACGGGATCCTCGCCAGCGCCGCCTCCGGCACCTTCCTCTCGGTCCACGGCTGCAGCCTCTCGCCGTCGGGCACGCGGGTGGTCTGCTCCTACGAGGCCTACGTGGTGGGCGGGCACCCGTGGAGCTGCTATGCGGGCGCCACGCAGTTCTGCACCGTGGCCTACGACACCGCCACCTCGAGCCGCCGGGTCCTCCGCGGCGACAGCCTGCCCACCTCGATCTGGTCGCCGTCGGAGGACGCGCACCTCGCCTTGAACCCCACCGGCAGCCTGGTGGTGGGCTTCGGCGCCTCGCCAACGAACGGGAGCTACGCCGGCAGCCGCGCTCCCGACGTCTTCGCCCTCGGCGACGGCGGCCGCTGGGCGCTGGCCCACGCGGCGGATGGCGGGATCGACTGGATCGATCTGCCTGCCGACACCGTGATCGTCCACGGCGCGAGCGCGTGGCCCTTCTCCTCGCGGAACGAGTGGATCCTGGACACGACCCTCATCCGGCTCACCGACGGCGTCTTCCAGACGCTGCCCCGCGCCGCTGCGCTGCGCTGGTATGCCGACGACGGCAGCGCCGCCCTGGCGTACGACGGCAGGCTCCTCTGGGTGACGCCGAGCTACGCGACGACGGTCGCCTCGAGTGTGATCGAGCTGGGCCACGACCTCTACCTCGCCGACACCACCGACGGGCAGGGACGGCTGCTTCGCCTCGACCGGCAGGCGGCGCAGCTCGTCGAGGTGGCGACGGGGATCGGCACCGAGCTCCTCGCCCTCGGGGCGGAGCGCTTCGTGCTCTTCCGCGATCGGGACCCGCTCACCGGCACGGCAGAGCTGGTGCGCTACGAGCGCAGCGCGGGCAGCCTCACCCCCCTCGCGCAAGGGGTGGTGCCGGAGCTGGCGCTCACGCAGCACGGGGAGCGCCTCCTCGCCACCACCCGCAGCGGCGGGAGCTTGCGCCTCGTCTCCGTGCCCCTGGACGGCAGCGGCGCCACGGAGATCGGGCCGGCGATGACCGAGCTCGTCTCGGACGCCTTTGGCCGCATCGTCTACGTGGGCGACGGCGGGCTGCTCTGGGCCGAGACGCCGGCCGGCGCCGACGCCATCGCCGAGGCGGACGCGCTGGGCACGGTGGTCGACGCGGAGAGCCACCTGCTCTTCACCGTGGCCAGCGAGCGCACCGACCTGCCCCGCGGCACCTGGCGCGCCGATCGATAG